The following DNA comes from Fusarium fujikuroi IMI 58289 draft genome, chromosome FFUJ_chr03.
ACAAGTTGCAGACGCCGCAGGTGGGAGCTCATATGTCATGGGTCAGTCATTCGGCTGTCCTGAGGGTCAGGGTGTGCTACCCAGTCTTCCCATCTCAGATATGTCGACTGGAATCCTGACTGCTCTAACCATTATGTGTGGCATTCGAGACCGAACCAAGTTTGGAGGCTCATATCGTGGCCACGCTTCACTTACAGCTTACAACATGGCGACTCTGGATCCCGAAGTCCGGCTGTATCAAAGGGAGCTGGTTCAGAAGATCAACGACAGGTATCAGTTCCCAACGTGGTCCAGCGACATCCACGTTGCGCCTCTGTACTATTCAATCTTGGAGGCTTGGGATAAGAATAGCGATCtgatcaaggatgagaagtatTATGTACACTTCTCGGACTCTGTGTTTGGGTCTGACTTGCGTGTTCTTGGACCCGTCGTGGAGTatgacaaagaagagtaCTCGCCAAAGTGGAACATTCCGCCTGTGCCATTCTGCCATCATAAGTTCAGACTTTTCTCAGAACAATGATTGCAGGTACCAGTATAATCGTGTGCTGAGCATGAACAAGTAGATAGTCAAAGTTTAACCTATTAGCTATGCTGGCAGCACCACATATCCTCTCCTCGCGATATATTGATAGTGTTCCTCGTTTAGACATGTTTCCTATGATATTTTCATCCTGTCAAGCAACCCCTATGGCTCAAGGGTAATCATAGCCAACGTCTACCAGCGTCAGTCTTCTCTTCGAAGCCAGAGCACCATGGACGCAGTACAACAGATGTACGAGGTCTGCGACTCTTCAGCATTCAGGCGACTTAAAATTGGTATTAGTGTATGTATGATTAGCCAGAAAGAATCAGAAGCAAGACAAACCATTATGAGAGTTGATCAAAGTTACAGCGAGTCTCTTATCCTACTCAGTGAAAGGTCCCCCTGACTAAACAACCATGTATCATATCCTCGCAACAGAAGGCGCATCTCCTATGTTAATCTGCTTGTGCATCCTCTTAATAGCCTCCTGCACATCATCATTCATATCATGAAACCACAACCAGTTAAACCTCCCCTTTTGCAATCTAGGCAGAATATTCTCCATGTCCGCACCCGCCTCCTCATGCTGAAAGAAGACCATACGCCCAACTTCAGCGGCCTGCTCCAGCTGCTTTTGCGCACGAGGACGTCGAACGGAGTCGTAGGCAGATAGTCCCGCTTGGATATAAGGCGCAAGATCTGCGCCGCGCTCAGGCACCTTGGCGACTTCTGCGAGAATGTTGGACATAACCAGAGCATCTTCCAGACCCTGGGCTGCTCCCGCAGCTTGGAAGGGCAGCGAGGCGTGAGCGCTGTCGCCGACTAGGACTACGCGATCACGGTAGTATGACGCTGTGCGAATATGGTGGAAGAAACCCCATTTGACGGGCTTGGCTTTAGCAAGGAGTTGTCGAAATCGATCATCAACGCGTGGGTCCTCGAaatcagccatcatggcctcGTGGGATATGGTTTCTGTAACAGGACCCCTAAGCTTCCAACCGTCCGGGGAATCAGCGACACAAAGGAGGTAGTTGAACTCCTATGACAAGAGATGGTTAGCGTTGCTACAAACATATCAGAGCGTAGTAGACTCACATCGCCTCCTGAGATACGATAGGTAACAGCGCCGCGCCCAGGTCCGAAATAGATCTTCGCAACGTCGGTGAGATCACCGAGAATCTCGTAGGCTTCCGACATGGGAATGACAGCACGATAGCAATAGGCACCTGCATACACGGGTGCGATCTGGCTAGGGTGGTGTTCAAGAACGTTGGCTCTGACTGTGCTCTTGATGCCATCGGCACCAGCAAGAACTGAGCACTCGGCTGTGGTGCCATCCAAAAATGACAGAGTAACCCCATCGGGTCGCTGCTCAATATTCGTAAGACGTTTGTTGAACTTTACATTTTCGATCGGGATGAAACTAGTCATGATGTCGAGAAGCGTCTTTCGATGCGCCTAAAATTTGTGATGAGCACCGAGCTTCCTCTTATTCTATCAGACGTGCTCACAGATTTTCGGATGTAATCTGGGTGGCCCCATCCAGAATGGCCGTACCAAGGCTTATCACGACCTTGTCCAGTCAGCGCGAGATTCAGCTTTGCAAGGGATTTGTGACTTACCAAGACCATCTTCGAGTAGCATGCCCTCAAAAAAGATATCTTGTGCCTTCTCACCCTTGTTTCCTACACAAATGGCCTCATAAAGAGGTCGGAAACCCGGCTCGATGAGATCCATCGTGCGCATGCCATTGGGGGCGAACCCAATGCCAGCGCTGTAAGATAATGATCATTAGCGATGGTTCAGCGAAACGCAGTATTAGCAGCTTACCCTACTACCGAATATTCCTTAGCATCCTCGTATAGCGTGAAAGAGATGCCCTTTTTGTACAGAGCCATAGCCAAAGCGAGGCCACCAATGCCGGCACCTGTAGAGTTAGCCTCACCAGCCTGAATGGGACCTGTGAAAGAGTCTTACCGACGATGGCGACGTGGAACTCATTGCGAGAAGGCTTTGCCATTGTGTCGTGGTGTTTCGATCTGGAGATAAATGATGGCAGGGACGTTCGATGTCGTGGTAACTAATTTGTCGCAAACAGTGGTTGTTGAAAAGACTGGCTAGTATATGAATATCGTCATCTACAACCTTAGTCTCTAACCAAACACGACCTGTTTGAAACCGTGCAGCATGATTGAGCACGGGTAAGACCGGCATCGGCTCTCGGAGCTACCACTCCAGAATCAGACCACAGAGATAAGAGGCAGCAGAACCGAGTACTTGGGGTCAGAGTGGCGAACCCCGGATCTTTCCCCGGACGCCATATCCTCCGCTTTCTGCTATGTCAATTCGTGGCTGGATCCTCGATAGGCCAAGGCTTGCGAGACAGTGCGTGGTGGATTGAACCGTTTCGGCTGAGCCGGCGCTGTTCCGCTATCTCCGCGAGCGACACCAAGCACAGCTGCATCCAGTTCACGACTCCACCGAGACAGCAAGCAGTAAGCAGTACAAGGCCAGAGAACCAGATGCATAAGCATTTTTACGATACAGAAGAAATTAGGGACTTTTTATCATTTCGAAATGATTCCAAACGTATAT
Coding sequences within:
- a CDS encoding related to salicylate 1-monooxygenase, producing the protein MAKPSRNEFHVAIVGAGIGGLALAMALYKKGISFTLYEDAKEYSVVGAGIGFAPNGMRTMDLIEPGFRPLYEAICVGNKGEKAQDIFFEGMLLEDGLGRDKPWYGHSGWGHPDYIRKSAHRKTLLDIMTSFIPIENVKFNKRLTNIEQRPDGVTLSFLDGTTAECSVLAGADGIKSTVRANVLEHHPSQIAPVYAGAYCYRAVIPMSEAYEILGDLTDVAKIYFGPGRGAVTYRISGGDEFNYLLCVADSPDGWKLRGPVTETISHEAMMADFEDPRVDDRFRQLLAKAKPVKWGFFHHIRTASYYRDRVVLVGDSAHASLPFQAAGAAQGLEDALVMSNILAEVAKVPERGADLAPYIQAGLSAYDSVRRPRAQKQLEQAAEVGRMVFFQHEEAGADMENILPRLQKGRFNWLWFHDMNDDVQEAIKRMHKQINIGDAPSVARI